DNA from Bradyrhizobium japonicum USDA 6:
TCGCCCAATGGGTCGGCGACCATCCGAAGTGGCAGGCGGTGCGGTGGCGCTGCGAATATCCGCACCCGAACGACAAGGCGTAAGCCCTTCGTTATTTCGTGCAGTCCTTCAGGTCCTTGTCGGCGATCGAGAACACCGCGTCCGCCTTGATCTCGATGTCGCGGACGACGCACTGCCGCGCATTGGGATAGCTGACCCTGGCGTCATAGCGGCCGGGCTCGACGCCGGTGATGCGCAGCCGCTCGTCGTGGTCGACTTCCTTGTCCTTGTCGTTCAGGCACTGGTTCGGGCCCCACTCGGTCTTGCCGGCGGGCGAGAGCTGGAAGCCGGAGATCGTCTCCGTCGTCAAATTCCAGAGCCTGATGCCCTTGCCCTTGCTTTGGGCGGCGGCTTCGCCGGCCAACGTCAACAACGCGATCAAAGCCAGAAACCAACGCATCAGCCGATCCTCCAAAGGCGCCCGTTATTCCCTGACCAGACGCTCGCGGTTCTTTGCCTTGTCGAAATTCCTGGCGCGGTCAAGGCCGATCGGCGCGATCAGCTTCGCCGAGGCGAGATCGGCGCCCTCGAAATCGGCGTCAGTGACGGTGGCTCCGGTCAGGTCGGCGCCGCCGAGCTGCGCATTTTTGAGCGACGCGCCGGTCAGGTCGGCTCCCTTGAGGGAGGCAAATTCGAGATCGACGCGCGACAGGTCGGCATTGCGCGCGTTCAACCCTTCCAGATTGGCGGATCGCAGCACTGCGCGCATCAGCCCCATCGACTGGTTGCGCATATCGGCGCCAAGATGCGCGTCCGCAATCGAAGCGCCGAGCAGGCTTGCGCCGGTGAGGTCGGCCGCGATGCGAGCACCGGTCAGGTCCGCGCCGTCCAGACGCGCGCGCGCCATCTGCGAGGCGAACAGATTGGCGCCCTTCAGGCTCGCGCCGGCGAGATCAGCGTCCAGCAGCCACGCCTGATCGAGGATCGCCTGATCAAGACGGGCACCGGCGAGTTTTGTCTTGTTGAGGCGCGCCGCACGGAGGATCGCCGTGGAAAGGTCGAGACCGGAGAGATCGAGCCCCGACAACCGCTTGCCGGTGAAATCGGCCGGCGCCCCGGCGCCGGCTTTGGCCAGGATGGCCTCGACCTCCTGCCGGCTCATTTCCGCCGAGACCATCGCGGGTGACGTGAGGTCGACGTCACGCATCATGTCCTGCGCGCTCGCCATGGTCGCGACGAGAGCGAGGCCAAGCGTCATGAGGGCGACCATTCGCTTCATCATCGGGCTCCGCTACGGGCCCTGTTTAGCACGCGCTTTGCCTGGCTGCCTATGAGGCATCACGCCCGTCGCGTTCGCCGCCATGTTCACCCTGGGTCCTCGCCAGGAGGCCCGCCTTGATCGTGGCGATCTCTGCGTCGCCGCGTGCGCCACGCGGGATGCCGATCGGCACCTCTGCCAGAATTCGCGCCGGCTGCGGCGACAGGAAGAACAAGCGGTCGCCGAGGCGGACCGCATCGTCGAGGCTGTGGGTGACGAGCAGCGTCATCACGGGGCGGCTTGCGACCAGCGTTGCGATCTCGTCGCGCAGGCGGCCGGCGAGCGCGTCGTCGAGCGAGGCGAGGGGCTCGTCGAGCACGAGCAGATCGGGCTCGACCGCGAAGGCGCGAGCCAGCGCGACGCGCCGGGCCAGTCCCAGCGACAATTCGCCGGGAAAATGGCTGCGATGCGCTTCCAGCTCCAGGATCCTGAACAGCTCCGACAGCTTCGCCTCGGAGATATCAGGAGCCGCAAGCCGCACATTCTGCTCGACCGAGCGCCACGGCAGCAGCCGCGGCTCCTGGAACACCATCCCGATCCGCGCTTCCGGTGGACGCGCGATGGTCCCGTGGAAATCGCGGTCGAGCCCGAGGATGATGCGCAGCATCGTGCTCTTGCCGCAGCCGGAGGGGCCGATCAAAACGCCGACCTCACCAGATTGAAGCGCGAAGCTGACCGGGGCCAGCACCTCGTGCGTTTCGCCCGCGGCACTCCTGAATGTCTTTCCGGAGATATCGACTTCAAGCCGCACGGGGCCGCCACCGTGTTGCGCGGGCTTCGAACGGCTGCACCAGCAAGGTTTCGATGACGAGCACGACGGCCGCGAAGGTGAGCGAATAGGCCAGCAGACGCGGCGTGTCGAACAGCTGGAAGGCGACGCCGATCTCGAAGCCGACGCCGTTCGGCCGTCCGAGCAGCTCGGCCACCAGCACGATCTTCCACACCAGCGACAATCCGGACCGGGCCGAGGCTGCGATATAGGGCGCAAGCTGCGGCAGCACGACATGGCGGAACGCGCGCCAGCGCGGCATCGCGAACACGGTTGCCATCTCGTCCAGCGAACGGTCGAGCGCGCGGGTGCCCTCACGCAAGGTGACGATGGCGGTCGGCAACTTGTTGATGGCGATCGCCGCGATCGCCGCCGCTTCGGTCAGGCCGGCCCAGATATAGGCCAGCACGATCACGACCAGCGCCGGCAGGTTCAGCAGCAGGATCAGCCAGGGATCGCCGAGCCGGTCGGCGAGCTTCACCCGTCCCATCAAATAGCCGATGGCACTGCCGAGCGACATCGCCAGCACGAAGGCGAGCGCGACGCGCGCCAGCGTGGCGCCGAGATGCAGGAACAGGGCGCCGCTCGATGCTTCCGTGATGATGACGTTGAGCACGGCAGGCGGGGAGGGCAGCTTTGCGCCGCCGACGAACAGCGCCGCGATCCACCAGGTCGCGAGGAACAGGGAAAACGAGAGAAGACGCAGCACCTCAGTCTCCGGGGACCGCGTGATAGAAAGTGCCGGGGTCGAGCTCGGCCGCCGGCCCGACCAGGTCGCGTCCGCCGATCTCGGCGAGCACGCGATAGAGCACGCGCGCATCCGCCTCCTCGTCCACGATGCTCCGGCGCGGAATGCCGTCGCGATAGCGGTCGCGGTAGGTCTTGAGGATGGCCGGATCGCTCGCTCCGGTGAGCGGCGCGATCTTGTCCCAGGCGGCGTCCGAGGTGACCAGCAGCTGCTTGGCCTTGCGGGTCATCGCAATGAAACGCGCCACCGCATCGCGGTGGGTTGCGGCCCAGCTCTCGTCGAAGACATAACCGACCGCGGACACCGCGCCCTTGGCCCCCAGCTTTGGCAAAATCTCCTCGATGCCGGCGAGGCGGCGAAAGCCCTTGGCTTCGAGCTGCGCGCAGAAATTCCAGAAATTGAGGCTCGCATCCATCTCGCCGTCGAGCGCCTTGGCGGCGATCAAGGGCGGCGCACCATAGACGATGCTGGCATCGGACTTCAGATCGATGCCGTCCTGCTTCATCCGCGCCTGCAGCAGCAGCCAGCTCTTGTCGATCGCGCCGCCGCCGACGCCGAGCTTCCGTCCCTTCAGGTCGGCGAGCGTCTTGAGCGGCGACGAGGCCGGCACCATCACCGCGCCGAGCGCGCTGGAATAGGGATAGAAGGTGAGCTTGGCGCCGAGCACGCGCTCGCGCGACACCCACAGCCAATCGGACAGGATGATGTCGGCATTCCCGGCGCGCAGGGCGATCTTGCCGGCCTCGGGGCTCGCGAGCTCGGCGACGTCGAGCGACAGATCGGCTTCCTTGTCGAGCCGGCCGGCGCGGATCGCGGCCAACTCCCAGGAGAATGTTCCGGTCTTCTGCACTGCAAGGCGGATCGTATCCGCGGCGCGGCCAGGCGCGGCCAGCGACAGCGCCAGCGTCATCGCGAGCGCCAATGTTCGCCCAGGCGCTCTCAAACCAAGTGCTCTCATCACCTTGTGAGCCGTTTCCTCGAAGGGAGTGCTTTTCATGACAATACGCATAGCATAGCTTTTGTCGCAACCAGCGGGAGGACGCTCATGAATCTGGCGGGACAGCTACGACCGATTGTCGCCGCATTGGCGGTGTGGGCTGCGACCGTCTACGCCGCGCGTGCCGAGGAGGCCAATGATTATCCGACGT
Protein-coding regions in this window:
- a CDS encoding pentapeptide repeat-containing protein yields the protein MMKRMVALMTLGLALVATMASAQDMMRDVDLTSPAMVSAEMSRQEVEAILAKAGAGAPADFTGKRLSGLDLSGLDLSTAILRAARLNKTKLAGARLDQAILDQAWLLDADLAGASLKGANLFASQMARARLDGADLTGARIAADLTGASLLGASIADAHLGADMRNQSMGLMRAVLRSANLEGLNARNADLSRVDLEFASLKGADLTGASLKNAQLGGADLTGATVTDADFEGADLASAKLIAPIGLDRARNFDKAKNRERLVRE
- a CDS encoding ABC transporter ATP-binding protein, whose product is MRLEVDISGKTFRSAAGETHEVLAPVSFALQSGEVGVLIGPSGCGKSTMLRIILGLDRDFHGTIARPPEARIGMVFQEPRLLPWRSVEQNVRLAAPDISEAKLSELFRILELEAHRSHFPGELSLGLARRVALARAFAVEPDLLVLDEPLASLDDALAGRLRDEIATLVASRPVMTLLVTHSLDDAVRLGDRLFFLSPQPARILAEVPIGIPRGARGDAEIATIKAGLLARTQGEHGGERDGRDAS
- a CDS encoding ABC transporter permease; the protein is MLRLLSFSLFLATWWIAALFVGGAKLPSPPAVLNVIITEASSGALFLHLGATLARVALAFVLAMSLGSAIGYLMGRVKLADRLGDPWLILLLNLPALVVIVLAYIWAGLTEAAAIAAIAINKLPTAIVTLREGTRALDRSLDEMATVFAMPRWRAFRHVVLPQLAPYIAASARSGLSLVWKIVLVAELLGRPNGVGFEIGVAFQLFDTPRLLAYSLTFAAVVLVIETLLVQPFEARATRWRPRAA
- a CDS encoding ABC transporter substrate-binding protein → MTLALSLAAPGRAADTIRLAVQKTGTFSWELAAIRAGRLDKEADLSLDVAELASPEAGKIALRAGNADIILSDWLWVSRERVLGAKLTFYPYSSALGAVMVPASSPLKTLADLKGRKLGVGGGAIDKSWLLLQARMKQDGIDLKSDASIVYGAPPLIAAKALDGEMDASLNFWNFCAQLEAKGFRRLAGIEEILPKLGAKGAVSAVGYVFDESWAATHRDAVARFIAMTRKAKQLLVTSDAAWDKIAPLTGASDPAILKTYRDRYRDGIPRRSIVDEEADARVLYRVLAEIGGRDLVGPAAELDPGTFYHAVPGD